In Mauremys reevesii isolate NIE-2019 linkage group 14, ASM1616193v1, whole genome shotgun sequence, a single window of DNA contains:
- the CHRNE gene encoding acetylcholine receptor subunit epsilon, whose protein sequence is MQGLGLLLCALLCGGVSGAPGGNEELRLYEKLFANYDKNTRPARRPDDTVPVQIMLTLTNLISLNEKEETLTTNVWLKIEWVDYRLNYSNSEFEGIRSLRVPSDMVWLPDIVLENNIDGQFEIAYYANVLVYPGGAMYWLPPAIYRSTCAIEVTYFPFDWQNCSLVFQSQTYSANEVELQLSINEETARPFDEIDIDPAAFTENGEWAIRHRPAWKVLHPELGREALGFQEIRFSLIIQRKPLFYVINIIVPCVLISSLVVLVYFLPAQAGGQKCTLSISVLLAQTVFLFLIAQKIPETSLSVPIIGKYLMFVMGVATLIVMNCVIVLNVSLRTPNTHCMSEQLKHAFLEVLPRYLGSALEPTGEPWAAPPARRRSSFGLMLKAEEYILKKPRSEILFERQGERHGLRRTPACDGVDVGVTSTLYKNLASAAPEIRACVEACNFITETTRQQNASHADMENWVLIGKVIDKLCFCAAILLFTIGTLAIFLMGHFNQVPDDPFPL, encoded by the exons ATGCAGGGACTGGGGCTgctgctctgtgccctgctctgcgGGGGGGTCAGTG GGGCCCCAGGCGGGAACGAGGAGCTGCGGCTGTACGAGAAACTCTTCGCCAACTACGACAAGAACACGCGCCCGGCGAGACGCCCCGACGACACGGTGCCGGTGCAGATCATGCTCACGCTGACCAACCTCATCTCCCTG AATGAAAAGGAGGAGACGCTGACCACCAATGTCTGGTTAAAGATT gaaTGGGTGGACTATCGGCTGAATTATAGCAACAGTGAGTTCGAAGGGATCCGCTCCCTGCGGGTCCCCTCCGACATGGTCTGGCTGCCGGACATCGTCCTGGAGAACAA CATCGACGGGCAGTTTGAGATCGCCTACTACGCGAACGTGCTGGTGTACCCCGGGGGGGCCATGTACTGGCTACCCCCCGCCATCTACCGCAGCACCTGTGCCATTGAGGTCACCTACTTCCCCTTCGACTGGCAGAACTGCTCCCTCGTCTTCCA GTCCCAGACGTACAGCGCTAACGAGGTTGAACTGCAGCTCTCAATCAATGAGGAGACGGCCCGCCCCTTTGACGAGATCGATATAGACCCCGCCGCCTTCACAG AGAACGGGGAGTGGGCGATCCGGCACCGGCCGGCCTGGAAGGTGCTGCACCCGGAGCTGGGCCGGGAGGCGCTGGGCTTCCAGGAGATCCGCTTCTCGCTCATCATCCAGCGCAAGCCCCTCTTCTACGTCATCAACATCATCGTGCCCTGCGTGCTCATCTCCTCCCTCGTGGTGCTGGTCTACTTCCTGCCCGCCCAAG CTGGCGGCCAGAAATGCACCCTCTCCATTTCGGTGCTGCTGGCTCAGAccgtcttcctcttcctcatcgcCCAAAAAATCCCAGAGACCTCGCTCAGCGTCCCCATCATCGGCAA GTACCTGATGTTCGTCATGGGGGTGGCGACGCTGATCGTGATGAACTGTGTCATCGTGCTGAACGTTTCCCTGCGAACGCCGAACACCCACTGCATGTCTGAGCAACTCAAGCAC GCGTTCCTAGAGGTGCTGCCGCGGTACCTGGGCTCGGCCCTGGAGCCcacaggggagccctgggccgcGCCCCCCGCCCGGCGGCGCAGCTCCTTCGGCCTCATGCTGAAAGCCGAGGAGTACATCCTCAAGAAGCCGCGCAGCGAGATCCTCTTTGAGCGGCAGGGGGAGCGGCATGGGCTCCGCAGGACCCCCGCCTGCG ACGGGGTGGACGTGGGCGTCACCAGCACCTTGTACAAGAACCTGGCCAGCGCAGCCCCCGAGATCCGGGCGTGCGTGGAGGCCTGCAACTTCATCACCGAGACCACGAGACAGCAGAATGCCAGCCACGCG GACATGGAGAACTGGGTGCTGATCGGGAAGGTGATTGACAAGCTCTGCTTCTGTGCTGCCATCCTGCTCTTCACCATCGGCACCCTCGCCATTTTCCTCATGGGGCATTTCAACCAGGTGCCTGACGACCCCTTCCCCCTGTAG